DNA from Brevibacterium sp. 'Marine':
GGTTCGCAGACCAACGTCTCCGGCGGAGTGTCCGTGGAGAAGGGCGAGAAGCAGACCGCCATCGACCTCACCATCGTCGTCGAGTACGGCACCTCCATCGTCGAGGTCGCCGAGGCGATCCGCCGCAACGTCATCCGCGCTGTCGAACAGGGCACCGGACTCCAGGTCGTCGAGGTCAACATCGACGTCACCGACGTCCACCTGCCCGAGGACGACGACGAGGCGCCGGCCAAGGACACTCCGGAACTCAACTGACCCTCATCCGCAGCACCACCTCGGCAGAAGGAATGCCATGTCGAAAACTCTCATCGGACTCATCGTCGGCCTGACGCTGGGAATCGTCGCCTACTTCGGCGGCTTCCTCGCGTTCCTCGTCGTCGCCATCTGCGGCGGACTCGGCCTGGTCGTCGGCCTCGTCCTCGACGGGCGGCTCGACCTGAGCGCACTGAGC
Protein-coding regions in this window:
- a CDS encoding Asp23/Gls24 family envelope stress response protein, whose product is MPEPKQTDSTQKAPTTQNDDVRSPLVTEMGTTTIAENVVAKLTGIAAREVPGVYGMGNAARRAFDTLTDRIPGSQTNVSGGVSVEKGEKQTAIDLTIVVEYGTSIVEVAEAIRRNVIRAVEQGTGLQVVEVNIDVTDVHLPEDDDEAPAKDTPELN